The Brassica oleracea var. oleracea cultivar TO1000 chromosome C6, BOL, whole genome shotgun sequence genome includes a region encoding these proteins:
- the LOC106299599 gene encoding protein STRICTOSIDINE SYNTHASE-LIKE 12-like: MMSSLSTISLLLLLSLLCAVISVDAQFVASLQPLPLPILMSGPHSFAFNSTEKGFYTGVSGGAIIKYTPEKGFVRFAQITESSNSLLCYALQEPISSKMCGRPAGIAFNEITGDLYVADALLGLHVVSPAGGLAVKIADGVDGKAFESLNGLDVDPTTGIVYFTSLSSQFSAYQMHLLLRLNDATGKLYKYDPSTKVVTVLMEGLGGAAGCTVSSDGSFVLVSQFTKYNIIRYWIKGPKAGSSENFSNSPSRLHPSSIRRIGSTGNFWIAAVQRVTNQTAVAKVDSNGEVLQRIYLPLLYDFLSEVNEFDGSLYFGSLTERYVGTLKL; this comes from the exons ATGATGTCTTCTTTGTCCACAATATCTCTTCTCCTTCTTCTTTCTCTTTTGTGTGCGGTCATCTCGGTTGACGCGCAGTTTGTCGCGTCTTTACAGCCACTTCCGCTGCCAATACTTATGTCCGGCCCTCACTCTTTCGCCTTTAATTCCACAGAAAAAGGATTCTACACTGGAGTCTCCGGTGGTGCAATCATCAAGTATACTCCCGAGAAGGGTTTTGTCCGTTTTGCACAAATCACAGAATCATC GAACTCTTTATTGTGCTACGCTTTACAAGAACCGATTTCCTCCAAAATGTGCGGCCGACCGGCGGGGATAGCCTTCAATGAGATAACAGGTGATCTCTACGTCGCCGATGCTCTATTGGGTCTTCACGTTGTTTCTCCCGCCGGTGGTTTGGCCGTAAAGATAGCCGACGGTGTTGATGGAAAGGCCTTCGAGTCTCTCAATGGTCTTGACGTTGATCCAACAACTGGTATCGTCTACTTCACTTCCTTGAGCTCACAGTTCAGCGCATA CCAAATGCATCTTCTGTTGCGTCTGAATGACGCCACAGGAAAACTCTACAAGTACGACCCATCAACTAAGGTTGTCACCGTATTGATGGAAGGTCTAGGCGGCGCAGCTGGTTGTACCGTAAGCTCGGATGGTTCTTTCGTGTTGGTTAGTCAGTTTACAAAGTATAATATCATAAGGTATTGGATAAAAGGACCTAAAGCTGGCTCTTCTGAAAACTTCAGCAATTCGCCATCACGTTTACACCCTAGCAGTATCAGAAGAATCGGTTCTACTGGAAACTTTTGGATCGCTGCCGTGCAGAGGGTTACCAACCAAACAGCAGTCGCCAAAGTCGACTCTAACGGTGAAGTGCTTCAGAGAATTTATCTTCCTCTTCTATATGATTTTCTTAGCGAAGTTAACGAGTTCGACGGTAGTCTATACTTCGGGAGTCTCACTGAACGATATGTTGGAACTCTTAAGCTTTGA
- the LOC106297888 gene encoding uncharacterized mitochondrial protein AtMg00810-like, translating into MTDAKPVATPLPTSPKLTLQSGTPLEDGFQYRSVVGSLQYLAFTRPDISYAVTRLSQFMNKPTIDYWQAAKRLGKNPISWSSKKQKGVARSSTEAEYRAVANTAAERLAEFMGYGFTDEEAKNGVVEKVVNLCSFETLKNLEVNKGDKEREDHPSPFTKSAYFRKGKTGDWVNYLTPDMAARIDGIMEEKFKGTGLLEYGK; encoded by the exons ATGACCGACGCGAAGCCTGTTGCTACACCGCTACCCACATCTCCGAAACTAACGCTCCAGTCTGGTACACCATTAGAGGATGGCTTTCAGTATCGCTCAGTTGTTGGAAGTCTCCAATACTTGGCGTTCACCAGGCCTGACATATCATACGCCGTCACACGCCTCTCACAGTTCATGAACAAACCAACCATCGATTACTGGCAGGCAGCCAAACGC TTAGGCAAAAATCCAATCTCATGGTCATCAAAGAAACAAAAAGGAGTGGCTCGTTCGTCTACGGAAGCTGAATATCGTGCAGTGGCTAATACTGCGGCCGAG AGATTGGCTGAGTTCATGGGTTATGGATTCACAGATGAGGAAGCGAAGAATGGGGTCGTTGAGAAAGTTGTGAATCTTTGCAGCTTCGAGACATTAAAGAACCTTGAAGTTAACAAAGGTGATAAGGAGAGAGAAGATCATCCTTCTCCTTTCACAAAGAGCGCGTATTTCAGGAAAGGAAAAACCGGAGATTGGGTGAATTATCTGACTCCAGACATGGCAGCTCGTATTGATGGGATAATGGAAGAGAAATTCAAGGGTACTGGTTTGCTTGAATATGGTAAATGA